From the genome of Nicotiana sylvestris chromosome 1, ASM39365v2, whole genome shotgun sequence:
TTGTATCAGCCAATCATGTCTAGCTAGCAATATTTCTGCATCTAGGACATTTTATTTGGCATTAACTGGATATGGCACTGTGAATGGTCAATGAGTCTAGGTAGTGCAGCATGGATCTGTTAATTAttaatgatgtttgaacaaagaTTCCACTAAAAATTACAATAATAAATTCTACATATGGTTCTCTTTGTAGAATGCAGAGCTTCTTTACTTGTGTAAGGTGTACTTTCACAAAAGCTAGAAATAATCAGAAATATTCATATGAAAGTGATTATTCAAAACTGAAAATATGTATCATCTTTCACCAAAAACCCCAAatctgctctctctctctctctctgggcTATCTCATTTGTGGCATGATCTAGTTTTATCTAAAAGTTATGCTCTTTGCTGCTCGCTGGTACTTGTAAAGTACCTGCTATTTCGCTGTGTTACATACCAGTATGGCTCTGAGTTCTACTTTCTGTCCTATCAAGCAGAGCAAAGCATATAAAGGCAACAGTACATGTTAGTTGCAAGGAAGATCTAGACAATAACAAGGAAGCAATCGTCTCAACCAATGTAGATGAGTCCAGGGAGAGGATATTGGAAAAGGTCTGAATTTCTTGATTCATGTAATTTAAGCTATCCTTGGTTACTCTACTATAAGCTAATCATCTTATTAACATAGATGAGAGAGAGAATAACTGCCGAAGATGTTAAATTGCTTGAGGAATTATTTGTACTGGAGGGGATTCTCTTTGATCCCAATTCAGTTGAGGAGATAGAAGTTGCGTATGAAGATATTACGTCAAGGACAATCTCATCATTATATAAAATCGTGGAAGAGCTGAGTACAGTTGCGGAGAAGGTAAAAGATGCATAATTTGGAAATTCACTGTGAAATAAATAGGGATCTATTCAGTTGGATTTCACtgatttccttttatttgttctgttatttaacaaataagaaaaaaatcaaaaaatatattagGGGCAACTGAGCTTTGCCAGAAGTTCTTTTTGGCATTAAAAGCTCTTCTGCGTCGGCTTGTTATAAATGCTAGTGTGTTTGCTGGAAGTACTTTGGAAGGATTTTTCCAGAAAGATTTCGTACTCGGCAAAGGCTTCAATGAGTAGGTTAGGAAGGGGTTCTGCATATATTTTTTGACTTAAGACATTTTTTGGTACAAGATTCTGCGGGATTTTTGAAAAGAATGAACCAACTATACCTAAAGAAGGCTGAAATTGAGAACATTAGAGAACGATGTATGATTTCCGTAGAAGTAGTAAACTCCTCCACATTTTTTACCTTCCCTATTTTTTTTCCCTTCAAGTACGAGCAGAAGATTGATGTTAAATAAGTAATAGTTTATGGGTCACATACTGTTTTAGAGAACATTATCAATTGGACAAAACTATTGTATAGTAGAACCAGCAAGAAAAATATGTAGGGAAGTATTTTAGAAATTTATGATTAGAACTCTACCATTCAAAAGCTTTTCCCACTCAATCGCATAATTCTTTTACGAGGCGACTTTTCCTAATGACTATATATAGAGCTTCATTTTGATTGTGCGTGCCGTATAAATCATTTTGCAGTTAAAGAGGGAGAATGCCGCTCTTAAGGCCAGCTTGAAAGCTTCTGAAGAGTCTTATCTACATCAACTCGATAGAAGGCCGCTCTGCTTGATTCTCTGAATGTAATAATGGACCTTCATTTTTAAAGACGGCGTTTAAGACATGAATATCGAATAATCGATATTAGGTTGTTTGGCATCTGATGCTTTTGTTAATCCATCATAAAAGGTAGTAGGTCGTTTGTCTTTTTGTTGGCTTACTCACCAATCATATTATCATCTTCCATCAGGCATTGAACCATGCAAAGTGGTAAAACAGCTACAACTCATCCGCAGTTACAAGGTGAATTTCGTTTCAATAAGATTAACTGATTTAGGCATAAAACACTCTTTACCTCGTTGGCCCTAATCTTTTTACAATTTGCCCACTTTGTAAAGACTAAAAAGTGACCTATTTGCGTACGTGGTAAATGGTAATCTACTTTATGTTGAGTTCAAAATAGTCTCGTCAAAATAAATTCTGAAGGTAAATATAGAGTATTTCTTCCTAAAATGAATTATGAATTAAAGGGAGTCAGAAATTTGGGTGATAGCAAAGAGCTATTCAATCTTCGGTTTAGTTGGACTGATTTCCCCAGCCAAGAAAGAcgtgtttttgatattattttgctGAATTGAGGTGGCGCTAGTAGTTTTCCGCTTTTATAGAAACCGAAAATCTGAAatgctttattttatttttggcttTTGGTTAAAAAATAACTTTTGCAAAAAAACTCTTCAAATTTTTGAAACAAACACCACCTTAGATTGGTGCACTTTCTTTTTATGGACATGTAACAGAAGCCTTAAAGGTTTGCTATTCGTAGAAGCAAGTTCCAATTTTGCTTGTAGAAAGGAATTGAAGCCTTTTGGTCCCATTTGCCTTAGCCTTATGAGATTTATAATTTTCACAGTACTCAAATTTGTTCTCAAgcaatattttgtaaaaaatgcCCTTATTCTTGCCAGGACTTTCGTTGATTGTGTAAAATATAAATGTAAACTAACTTGATAAAGAAGTATAGAATACCACTTATGGTTAGAGAAATATATTGTATGCATGGCAATCATTCAATCTAAGCTCAGATTAAATTAGTATAGATCACATGCGGAGAGTTGGCGACTTATTTAGTAGTTTACTAAAACATGTTTGACCCTCCACCTAATGTTCGTATTCTTCATTATTTTCTCTATTTGGATCCACctattaattaattagttaaatgtTTAAAAGTAGAAATATTACACTTGGGAAGTCAAGAAAAAAAGGAAACGACAATGCTAATCATAGAGATACGTTGAAGACAAGCAACTTTCAAATGTACACGCCTGACCAAGATTGAGTAAAACATGACATCTGAATTGAATGCACTGACTTTTTAAAATGTCTTTGTACAGAACTATATCGCCAGTTTTTTCAGCTGAGTAGTTTATAAGTGGTTAGAGAAAAGAACACAGAAAATGACAACTTTTACCTGATTGATTACAGGAAAAATGTCCTAATCAATCTGTTTTCTCGTTAATGGAAACACGTCTAATCATAGCATCCATTATCTTAGAAGGATATGTAAGTAATTGAACAACAACCCATTCACAATCTTTTAACCTTTCCCACATCTCAAAGATAACTTGAAAGTGAAACAAAAGCCCACCAGCTCTTATTTTAAGATGATGAAAAATCCAACCTTTCTGTCAAAGAGGCAACAAACATGGCTTCTTCAACCACTTGTTTCCTCCACATTCTTGCCCTCTTCTTCATCTGCTTGCCTCTGGCCAACACCATAGATTTCAATTATCCTGCAGTCTTCAACTTTGGTGATTCAAATTCTGATACAGGAGGCCTTGTTGCAGGTGTTGGAGATCGCCTGGAGCCACCTAATGGACAGACTTATTTCCAGAAACCATCTGGGAGGTTCTGTGATGGCCGGCTAATCATCGATTTCTTGAGTAAGCTTCCCAATTTAATGTGCCATTTTTTCTTTTGGGGGGAAATGGTCTTCATTTCAAGTTTATATTGATATCTTGGTGTTTCTTTTGgttgtgtatttttgttgcagtgGATGCAATGGACCTTCCATTCTTGAACTCCTATTTGGATTCCATTGGTGCACCAACTTTCAGAAAAGGAGTTAACTTTGCAGCTGCTGGTTCAACCATACTTCCTGCCACTGCATCATCTGTTAGCCCTTTTTCATTTGGGATTCAAGTTGCTCAGTTTTTCAGGTTCAAGAATCGGGTTCTCGAAATCCAAGCTAAGAGTAAGTTTGATCATCTTTTGATTATCAGAACTGTTTTTACATAACATCAGAATCCTATATCTTGTGAGATTTTATTGATTTTCTTTGCAGCCAGAAAATATGATAAGTATGTTCCGGCTCAAGATTTTTTCCAGAAAGGTCTTTACATGTTTGATATAGGCCAGAATGATCTTGCTGGTGGATTTTACTCCAAGACATTGGATCAAATTCTAGCTTCAATTCCAACAATTCTCGTAGAATTTGAAGATGGTGTCAAGGTCAATTCTAATAACAGAAAATTATGCAGAACTCCTGTAGTTATTATGAAATGAAGTGCTAAACTTATTTCTGCTTCCTTTTTGACATCACAGAGATTGTATGACCTAGGAGCCAGGAATTTCTGGGTTCATAACACCGGTCCTTTGGGGTGCTTAGGTCAGAATATAGCCAAATTTGGAACTGATTCATCAAAGTTGGATGAGCTAGGATGTGTTAGCTCACATAATCAAGCTGCAAAAATTTTGAACCTGCAGCTTTACGCCCTTTGCAAGAAGCTGCAGAGCCAGTATGCAGATGCAAATATCACTCATGTCGAtattttcaccatcaagtctaaTCTGATAGCAAATTATTCCCGATATGGTAATTTTCTTTACTCACAATGCCAAAAAGAAAACATTATAGTGTGCAATTTCTTTGGGATTTTAGAATTTTTGAGAACTAAATGAAGTTACGAAAATTGTTCCTTCATCAATGTCATATGAACTTTATTTAACATTTGATCTTTTGCTTTTATGTATCGCAGGATTTGAGCAGCCCTTAATGGCTTGTTGTGGATACGGAGGACCCCCACTCAACTATGACAGCAGGGTTGCCTGTGGTCTGACAAAGGTGATCGATGGAAACAATGTCACGGCCAAAGCATGCAATGACAGTAGTGAATATATCAATTGGGATGGAATTCACTACACAGAAACTGCAAATCAGTTTGTTGCCTCACAAATTCTCACAGGAAAATACTCTGATCCACCCTTTGCAGACAAGATGCCTTTCCTTCTTAAACTGAAGTTTTGAGCAATTAACATGCTTGTCGTTGTTTTATTCTCTGTATAGTACTTATATATTCTGATTTATTAATGAAATTCATAGCTTCCATGAATGCCTGAAAATATAGAACAGCTTATCGATCATGTGATGAAATGTACCACACTAAATTAGTAAATTCCCCTTTATATTATCAGCAATGCAACAGGGAAGTTTCTCTACTCTCATAAAAAGAATGGTAATATCCCTTGTGTTAGGGGAGGtccaaaattttcatttttatcctttttaaaaaatttcatgaATCAGTTATTTCAAAATAGACCATTTGTACAAGATGATATACATGCTTACTCAAGTCAAAATGAAATCTTCCAGAATCAGACAGTTCACTTCTTTGAAACATATGCATAGTATTGAGCCATGGGAACAACGAAAGCAATCACTAACAAGCCACCAACGACAAGTGTGAATTGTCCTCTTTTCTCGTCTGTTTCCTCTCTGGATTTGAAGTTGGACTCTCTTTTGTTATCCTTGAGCTGGGGACCACCAGGATCAGGAAGGCCATCAATGGCCGCAACAAGACGTTTGGCAGTGCTGTAAACGGCTTCATTGTACTTCTCTTCAGTAGCCAAGACTACAAACATTGAAACCAATAGCCCCACCATCAGAAACAAGAGCATTAGTGTACAAGTTTCATTATGAAACAAAAGATAATTGTTCTGGAGTCCTTAATTCTTCTATATAAACAACTGAAATAGAGAGATCTTCCACTTCCTTCTTTTAACTTCTAAGCAAGCTTGCCTCTTAAAGGTATACTCCAAGTTAATGAATACTCATAAGCCCCGTGGACCAACTAAAGGGAAGTTAAAGAATGGAGCACTGAAGGCTCGCAAAGTAGATATCAGTAGCAAGCAACGACTTCTTAACCCCCATATCTTTCGCAGAACATACTGCAAGAGTACTAATTAACCCTACTGTTAATGACTAGCTAAAACAATAGGAGTGGACTGATCTCTTAGTCGATAAGCTGACAAGCATCCTTTTCCAGTGTGCatttttcaaacaaaaatgacaactaTAGGATAAAATTCACTCTTCAAAAAACTACTCGTCCCATAGTTTCCGCTTGTTGTGGAATCTAGCTACTGAGATTCGATTTCAAGCCACTAATTAGTCTTTTCACCTTTATTAGCAGCCCTGGTAATTTGTTGTTAATCTCGAAATACAACATAACAATCAAAGTTGATACCTGACCTTTGTAGTTTTTGTTTCATTTGTCATGATATTCAAGATTATGAATGGGTATTCTCCAGCAATACTTCAAGTCTCAGACTTTCAACCTTCTTGGTACTTTAGTTGGACCGCAAAAAGCCAAAAACTATCTTAATGCATACATATCTAGCAGGTCCAAGCTATAGAAAGATTCCTTGAATGAAGGAAAATTTGCCACAATAATGAGATCTCGCGACAAAATAGCAGAGAAGCAAATCCTGCTACCGTAGAATATGCTCCTCAGTGAAGtttaaaggaaaaaagaaagactAGGGAGAATAAATGGATATGTTTCCATTTGTTTCATGTTTACATGTCATTGCCATCCAACTAGAATCATTTTTGTTAAACAATTCTTATTGCATAAACTGAATAACTAACAAGAAAAAATCCTCATTCCTCCATTAGATTCTCTCAAGATCATTACGAATACATAAACAACTAGGCAACTCTTTTGGAGTTTGTGTTTCTAGGTACTGTTGGTAACTCCATAGACATGACAAGGTgttatttgtggcttgaattatttccttgtattttttaggaaacccatagtccctataggtttaggaaaacccattgtcctaatagaattgggaaaggaaaacctatagtccttgtcaaattgggaaacctttctcatatatgtttgggaccttttgggatctatatataggggttgtagttggggattctatagattgtattgtgtttttcttctcattcatagtggaaaactctctctgcttttgccccgaggattaggcttggccgaacctcgttaaatccttgtgttgatttttcttctctatttgctttgtgtgtgattgtgtgctagttaacccacgatattccgcaacaattggtatcagagcaagatTCGGGTTTCTACACATAATTTAGGGTTAAGATGTCTTCATCATCTTTAACAAAGTACGAAGTAGAGAAATTTGACGGAGGTTCTAGTTTCAGTCTATGGAAGATTAGGATGAAATCGTCCCTGGTGTTACAAGGATTATGGAAAGCAATTGATGAGGATTTTCCTGAAGATATGAAAGAGACAAAGAAGGAAGACCTGAAGGAGAGGGCTTTGAGTGCGATCTTCATGAGCGTTACAGATAGCGTTCTTCGGGAAATTGCTGAAGAAACTTCTGCAGCAACGGCATGGAAGAAGCTGGAAGATCTGTACTCTAAGAAATCGCTGACAAACCGCATCTACCTGAAAAAGAGGTTATACAATCTCCATATGAACGAAGGTACACCTGTTAAAACTCACCTTGATGagtttaattcaattataatGGACCTGAAGAATGTGGATATCAAAATTGAGAGTGAGGATCAGGCCTTGATTGTGTTATGTTCTTTACCACAGTCTTATGATACTTTTGCCGATACACTGCTATATGGGAAAGATAGCATTTCACTAGAAGATGTTAGTAATGCACTAAAATCTAAAGAGTTGAAAAAGAGCTTTCCAGACAACAGAATTGAGGGTGAGGGTCTTGTGATTAGAGGAAGAACACAACAAAAGGACTTTAACGGGAAAAAGCCAACAGCAAGATCAAAGTCTAGAGCAAGGAAGCAAAACTGTTATGAGTGCGGGGAGCAAGGTCACTACAAGAGAGATTGTCCTAAGCTGAAGGAGAAAAGAGGGAAGCAGAAAATAGATAATTCGGCAAATATTGTTGACACTGGCAATAATtctgatgatagtgattatgtagGGGAAGTTTGTGCTGTGAGTTCTAGTCATGGGCAAAATTCTTGGGTTCTTGATTCTGGTGCTACTTTCCACATGAGTCCACACAAGAATTGGTTTGCAACTTACAAACAAATGAGTGGGACTGTCTATATGGGAGATGATAATCCATTACCAGTAGAGGGGGTTGGTAACATCAAATTGAGAATGTTCGACGGAATAATCAGAAACATTGAGTGTTGGCATGTTCCTCGGATAAAGAgaaatttgatttctctttcGACTTTGGATGATCAAGGGTATAAATTTCACTCCGAGAATGGAATACTTAAAGTGTGTAAAGGCTCCATGGTACTCATGAAGGGTAAACTACATTCTAAATTGTATCATCTTCAGGCCAGTGTAGTTGAAGGGGAAGCTATTGTAGCTTCTGGGAAAAGTGATCTGAATCAGTCTCATTTGTGGCACTTGCAACTTGGCCATATGAGTGATAATGGATTGTCTTTGTTGAGTAAGCAGAATTTGTTGAATGGGTACAAAAATCAAgctttgaatttttgtgagcattgtgtgttTGGTAAACAGACAAGGATAAAGTTCATCAAGAAGGCCGAGCACAAGACCAGAGACAAGTTAGATTATATACACTCTAACTTGTGGGGTCTAAATAGAGTTCCCTCCAAGAGTGGTGCTAGGTATTttatgactttgattgatgattactcaaggaTGGTGTGGGTGTATTTTCTGAAAACAAAAGATGAGGCATTTTCGACATTTGTTAAATGGAAAACGATGGTTGAGAGGCAGACGGAAAGAAAAGTTAAGCGTCTTCGAACTGACAATGGGT
Proteins encoded in this window:
- the LOC104223791 gene encoding GDSL esterase/lipase At1g54790 — protein: MASSTTCFLHILALFFICLPLANTIDFNYPAVFNFGDSNSDTGGLVAGVGDRLEPPNGQTYFQKPSGRFCDGRLIIDFLMDAMDLPFLNSYLDSIGAPTFRKGVNFAAAGSTILPATASSVSPFSFGIQVAQFFRFKNRVLEIQAKTRKYDKYVPAQDFFQKGLYMFDIGQNDLAGGFYSKTLDQILASIPTILVEFEDGVKRLYDLGARNFWVHNTGPLGCLGQNIAKFGTDSSKLDELGCVSSHNQAAKILNLQLYALCKKLQSQYADANITHVDIFTIKSNLIANYSRYGFEQPLMACCGYGGPPLNYDSRVACGLTKVIDGNNVTAKACNDSSEYINWDGIHYTETANQFVASQILTGKYSDPPFADKMPFLLKLKF